In the Agrococcus sp. Marseille-Q4369 genome, one interval contains:
- a CDS encoding aldo/keto reductase, translating into MTRTLGNSGIEVSPIGLGCNNFGRKGTVTEDQAGTDAVIHAAIDHGITLFDTADIYGNPATTSESLMGVALSKAGSAARDRIVLATKWGHQDFAIEGTEEWGAKGARGYIRKAVEASLRRLQVEHIDLYQLHTPDPVTPIEQTVEALDELVAEGKIRAYGHSNLSAEQIRDAAAVATPNGFSTAQDEYSLVERGVEREVLPAVLEAGLGFLPYFPLANGLLTGKYSQASSPADARLTRLKPQLLEQTDWARLERYEEVVRGTGRSMLEVTFQWLLAQQAVTSVIAGATKPEQVAQNAAAGEGRLDAATVEAISETFA; encoded by the coding sequence ATGACGCGCACTCTCGGCAACTCCGGCATCGAGGTCTCGCCCATCGGGCTCGGCTGCAACAACTTCGGCCGCAAGGGCACGGTCACCGAGGACCAAGCGGGCACCGACGCCGTCATCCACGCGGCGATCGACCACGGCATCACGCTCTTCGACACCGCCGACATCTACGGCAACCCCGCGACGACCTCCGAGTCGCTCATGGGCGTCGCCCTCTCGAAGGCCGGGAGCGCCGCGCGCGACAGGATCGTGCTCGCGACGAAGTGGGGCCACCAGGACTTCGCGATCGAGGGCACCGAGGAGTGGGGCGCGAAGGGCGCCCGCGGCTACATCCGCAAGGCCGTCGAGGCGTCGCTGCGCCGCCTGCAGGTCGAGCACATCGACCTGTACCAGCTGCACACGCCCGACCCGGTGACGCCGATCGAGCAGACCGTCGAGGCGCTCGACGAGCTCGTCGCCGAGGGCAAGATCCGCGCCTACGGCCACTCGAACCTCTCCGCCGAGCAGATCCGCGACGCGGCCGCCGTCGCAACCCCCAACGGCTTCTCGACGGCGCAGGACGAGTACTCGCTCGTCGAGCGCGGCGTCGAGCGCGAGGTGCTGCCCGCGGTGCTCGAAGCCGGGCTCGGCTTCCTGCCCTACTTCCCGCTCGCGAACGGGCTGCTCACGGGCAAGTACTCGCAGGCGTCGTCGCCCGCCGACGCGCGCCTCACGCGCCTCAAGCCGCAGCTGCTCGAGCAGACCGACTGGGCCCGCCTCGAGCGCTACGAGGAGGTCGTGCGCGGCACCGGTCGCTCGATGCTCGAGGTGACCTTCCAGTGGCTGCTCGCGCAGCAGGCGGTCACGAGCGTCATCGCCGGCGCCACGAAGCCCGAGCAGGTCGCGCAGAACGCGGCGGCCGGCGAGGGCCGGCTCGACGCCGCGACGGTCGAGGCGATCTCCGAGACCTTCGCCTAG
- a CDS encoding FAD-dependent oxidoreductase, whose protein sequence is MAAERVHDVLVVGGGNGGLSAAAHLRRRGSPDVGLIEPSERHVYKPLQNYVATGLASDDELSRPQASLIPDGVEWHRTSAVAIDPARREVRCADGSVVRGRDLIIATGAVIDWSLLPGAAEALASGLAITTYVDTELARTRERIAGLTSGRAIFELRGQPVSGRETALKPLFIACDTWRANGVLDAIEVILVHDGDELHPVDAIAVEIRRHLDRYGIEARPATHVVALRGDEVDLAGPRGTIAERADLVHLHPPYRAPDVIGASGLDAHGTGGFAAVDPETLRHPAHPRVWVIGDVADIGDARTGGGLREQVKIAVENIRRARAGEPLERYDGYTVAPIATSRSSLSFGEYDRELSLRRSLPIPARGEIRSSPLWYLLDRHALPQIYWHRILKGRL, encoded by the coding sequence ATGGCGGCAGAGCGAGTGCACGACGTCCTGGTGGTCGGTGGGGGCAACGGCGGACTCTCGGCAGCCGCGCACCTGCGGCGGCGCGGTTCTCCGGACGTCGGGCTCATCGAGCCCTCCGAGCGGCACGTCTACAAGCCGCTGCAGAACTACGTCGCCACCGGCCTCGCGAGCGACGACGAGCTGTCCCGGCCGCAGGCGTCGCTCATCCCCGACGGGGTCGAGTGGCATCGCACATCGGCGGTCGCGATCGACCCGGCACGGCGCGAGGTGCGCTGCGCCGACGGCTCCGTCGTCCGTGGGCGCGACCTCATCATCGCGACCGGCGCGGTCATCGACTGGAGCCTGCTGCCCGGCGCGGCGGAGGCGCTCGCGAGCGGCCTCGCCATCACGACCTACGTCGACACCGAGCTCGCCCGCACCCGCGAGCGCATCGCGGGCCTGACCTCGGGCCGCGCGATCTTCGAGCTGCGCGGGCAGCCGGTCTCGGGTCGCGAGACGGCGCTCAAGCCGCTCTTCATCGCGTGCGACACGTGGCGCGCGAACGGCGTGCTCGACGCGATCGAGGTGATCCTCGTGCACGACGGCGACGAGCTGCACCCCGTCGACGCGATCGCGGTGGAGATCCGCCGCCACCTCGACCGCTACGGCATCGAGGCGCGACCCGCGACCCACGTCGTCGCCCTGCGCGGCGACGAGGTCGACCTCGCCGGGCCGCGCGGCACGATCGCCGAGCGCGCCGACCTCGTCCACCTGCACCCGCCGTACCGCGCGCCCGACGTCATCGGGGCCTCCGGCCTCGACGCCCACGGCACCGGGGGATTCGCCGCCGTCGACCCCGAGACGCTCCGTCACCCCGCGCATCCGCGCGTCTGGGTCATCGGCGACGTCGCCGACATCGGCGACGCGCGCACCGGCGGCGGCTTGCGCGAGCAGGTGAAGATCGCGGTCGAGAACATCCGTCGCGCCCGCGCCGGCGAGCCGCTCGAGCGCTACGACGGCTACACCGTCGCGCCGATCGCCACCTCGCGCAGCAGCCTCTCGTTCGGCGAGTACGACCGGGAGCTCAGCCTGCGCCGCTCGCTCCCGATCCCGGCACGGGGCGAGATCCGCTCGAGCCCGCTCTGGTACCTGCTCGATCGCCACGCGCTCCCGCAGATCTACTGGCACCGCATCCTCAAGGGCCGCTTGTGA
- a CDS encoding TfoX/Sxy family protein, with translation MPNRPETLERILDALDPLPIRLQPMFGEHALYCDDRVFAFVCDDTLLLKLVPEAAELTEPLARGEAYPGSKPYGIVDVDRLGDLEWLLETVQTIAATQVPKPRKPSAARSAKPGR, from the coding sequence ATGCCGAACCGGCCCGAGACGCTCGAGCGCATCCTCGATGCCCTCGACCCGCTGCCGATCCGCCTGCAGCCGATGTTCGGGGAGCACGCCCTCTACTGCGACGACCGCGTCTTCGCGTTCGTGTGCGACGACACGCTGCTGCTCAAGCTCGTGCCCGAGGCGGCGGAGCTCACCGAGCCGCTCGCGCGCGGCGAGGCGTACCCGGGCTCGAAGCCCTACGGGATCGTCGACGTCGACCGGCTCGGCGACCTCGAGTGGCTGCTCGAGACCGTGCAGACGATCGCGGCGACGCAGGTGCCGAAGCCACGCAAGCCGTCGGCAGCGCGGAGCGCGAAGCCCGGCCGGTAG
- a CDS encoding DUF4192 family protein, producing METVKIRTPQSLLRMLPRLVGHTEAPSLVALPFSRGRSGMPMALDLPDRRSAAPIAHAVRRGARRADAVVLVACLAQPLGAGRLPLADELGHVARRLERAGMRVLEVLALAPDAWGDYSAPAGARGPLAELELLDDPAPGVPELPPIPGVPEGRGSAAALEVAAWLGALEGGVVAAARDDPIAALELAVSLADRLEEGPTALGIDPTKAAALAIALVVSPAQRDLAIELAIDGTSSAERTLDAIEGDAATEAAANRFLGVGPAPDVDRLRDRLQRWTAIAEATPLELRAPVLVIVGFLHFFLGRGRSAGRCAELAMAIDPALTMAPLLRDIVDAKGAPDWVLWSGGEAGARPATRE from the coding sequence ATGGAGACCGTCAAGATCCGCACCCCGCAGTCGCTGCTGCGCATGCTGCCCCGGCTCGTCGGGCACACGGAGGCGCCGTCGCTCGTCGCCCTGCCCTTCTCGCGCGGCCGCTCGGGCATGCCCATGGCGCTCGACCTGCCCGACCGCCGCTCGGCCGCGCCGATCGCCCACGCGGTGCGCCGAGGCGCGCGCAGGGCCGACGCGGTCGTGCTCGTCGCGTGCCTCGCGCAGCCGCTCGGTGCCGGCCGACTGCCGCTCGCCGACGAGCTCGGGCACGTCGCCCGACGGCTCGAGCGGGCGGGCATGCGCGTGCTCGAGGTGCTCGCGCTCGCGCCCGACGCGTGGGGCGACTACTCGGCGCCCGCGGGCGCGCGCGGCCCGCTCGCCGAGCTCGAGCTGCTCGACGACCCCGCGCCGGGCGTGCCGGAGCTGCCGCCGATCCCCGGCGTGCCCGAGGGCCGGGGGAGCGCCGCCGCGCTCGAGGTCGCCGCGTGGCTCGGCGCGCTGGAGGGCGGCGTCGTCGCTGCCGCGCGCGACGACCCGATCGCCGCGCTCGAGCTCGCGGTCTCGCTCGCCGACCGCCTCGAGGAGGGGCCGACCGCGCTCGGCATCGACCCGACGAAGGCAGCGGCGCTCGCGATCGCACTCGTCGTGAGCCCCGCGCAGCGCGATCTCGCGATCGAGCTCGCGATCGACGGCACCTCGTCGGCCGAGCGCACGCTCGACGCGATCGAGGGCGATGCGGCGACGGAGGCCGCGGCGAACCGCTTCCTCGGCGTCGGGCCGGCTCCCGACGTCGATCGGCTCCGCGACCGGCTGCAGCGCTGGACGGCGATCGCCGAGGCGACGCCGCTCGAGCTGCGCGCGCCGGTGCTCGTCATCGTCGGCTTCCTGCACTTCTTCCTCGGTCGCGGCCGGTCCGCGGGGCGGTGCGCCGAGCTCGCGATGGCCATCGACCCCGCGCTCACGATGGCTCCGCTGCTGCGCGACATCGTCGACGCGAAGGGCGCGCCGGACTGGGTGCTGTGGTCGGGCGGGGAGGCCGGTGCACGCCCAGCCACGCGGGAGTAG
- a CDS encoding serine/threonine-protein kinase has product MARRLPSAPPVLPGFSHLHVLGTGGYADVFLYEQALPRRPVAVKVLLAELVDEDVRRSFRTEVNLMGRLSSHPSILTVYGASVASDGRPYLVMELANPELGERFRTDPLAPEAALRVAIRIGAAVETAHRAGVLHRDIKPANILTTSFGHPVLSDFGIAGLQHDASEAAGVSVPWAAPEMLRGETGGTIATEVWSLAATLFSLIAGRSPAEQPGRANDHAALSDRIIAHDLLPSRAIPAALRPVLDKALAARPGDRHGSVEELLGELQRVQRELGFDVTPIEVEVDAWAAEPIVDGDEVEEDSDALRLRQRRSRRAPGITGSRVDISQSTGRRQPPKPKRFAIGLGIAAATVVVLGLITVAAFALSSVSSQIPVVQEIAVSPAEGRVVFGWEDPGLVDTDTFHVRTSTGDAVIQGGREFTLTGAAGEQLCIWVAVNRDGSTGEPTEACGEPLP; this is encoded by the coding sequence ATGGCCAGGCGGCTCCCCTCCGCGCCGCCGGTCCTGCCCGGCTTCTCGCATCTCCACGTGCTCGGCACGGGCGGGTACGCCGACGTCTTCCTCTACGAGCAGGCGCTGCCCCGCCGCCCCGTCGCGGTCAAGGTGCTGCTCGCCGAGCTCGTCGACGAGGACGTGCGCCGCTCGTTCCGCACCGAGGTCAACCTCATGGGTCGCCTCTCGTCGCACCCGAGCATCCTCACCGTCTACGGCGCCTCGGTCGCGAGCGACGGCCGCCCCTACCTCGTGATGGAGCTCGCGAACCCCGAGCTCGGCGAGCGCTTCCGCACCGACCCGCTCGCGCCCGAGGCGGCGCTGCGCGTCGCGATCCGCATCGGCGCGGCGGTCGAGACCGCGCATCGGGCCGGCGTGCTGCACCGCGACATCAAGCCAGCCAACATCCTCACGACCTCGTTCGGGCACCCGGTGCTGAGCGACTTCGGGATCGCCGGCCTCCAGCACGACGCGAGCGAGGCCGCGGGCGTCTCGGTGCCGTGGGCGGCGCCCGAGATGCTGCGCGGCGAGACCGGTGGCACGATCGCGACCGAGGTGTGGTCGCTCGCCGCGACGCTCTTCTCGCTCATCGCGGGTCGCAGCCCCGCCGAGCAGCCGGGCCGGGCGAACGACCACGCCGCGCTCTCCGACCGCATCATCGCCCACGACCTGCTGCCCTCGCGCGCGATCCCCGCGGCGCTGCGCCCCGTGCTCGACAAGGCGCTCGCGGCGAGGCCCGGCGATCGTCACGGGAGCGTCGAGGAGCTGTTGGGTGAGCTGCAGCGCGTGCAGCGCGAGCTCGGCTTCGACGTCACGCCCATCGAGGTCGAGGTCGACGCGTGGGCCGCCGAGCCCATCGTCGACGGCGACGAGGTCGAGGAGGACTCGGATGCGCTGCGGCTGCGCCAGCGCAGGTCGCGTCGCGCTCCCGGCATCACGGGCAGCCGCGTCGACATCTCGCAGTCGACGGGCCGTCGCCAGCCGCCGAAGCCGAAGCGCTTCGCGATCGGCCTCGGCATCGCCGCCGCGACCGTCGTCGTGCTCGGGCTCATCACCGTCGCGGCGTTCGCGCTCTCGAGCGTCTCGTCGCAGATCCCGGTCGTGCAGGAGATCGCAGTGAGCCCCGCGGAGGGCCGGGTCGTGTTCGGCTGGGAGGACCCGGGCCTCGTCGACACCGACACCTTCCACGTGCGCACCTCGACGGGGGATGCGGTCATCCAGGGCGGCCGCGAGTTCACCCTCACGGGCGCGGCTGGCGAGCAGCTGTGCATCTGGGTCGCCGTCAACCGCGACGGCTCGACCGGGGAGCCGACCGAGGCCTGCGGAGAGCCGCTGCCGTGA
- a CDS encoding heavy metal translocating P-type ATPase gives MSGIRRDEHEAHEHGGAPQPHERHQHQHAAHHQHEHAAHAQRPQHEHAAHAQHPQHAEHRDHGDHTGHAGHAGHGDHVALYRRLFWWMLALAIPTVLLSGMFASIVGYALPDAPGLRWVSPALGTVMFVVGGRPFLTGAVDELRSRRPGMMLLIALALTTAFIASWAASLGFADHHLDFWWELALLVVIMLLGHWLEMRSLAQTSSALDSLAALLPDEAERETPSGIERVAPAALRVGDVVVVRPGARVPADGAIVEGSASFDESMITGESRPVARGAGERVVAGTVATDSGVRVRVDAVGDATAIAGIRRLVADAQASTSRAQRLADRAAGWLFWFALGAAAITAVAWSALGAPDDAIVRTVTVLVIACPHALGLAIPLVVSIATERAARGGVLVADRLALETMRRVDVVLFDKTGTLTAGEPTVLDVLAVDGDADRVLALAAAAERPSEHPLARAIVRAAERAALDVPDASDFSSSPAVGVTAVVEGARVRVGGPHLLDEEDVAELPAVEAWRAEGAIILHVVVDGEVVGALRLADAIRPESREAVDALHRLGVEVAMVTGDADAVAQSVARELGIDRVAANVRPEHKEREVARLQDEGRTVAFVGDGVNDAPALARADVGLAIGAGTDVAIASADVILASSDPRSVLSVVELSRASARKMVQNLWWAAGYNLLAVPLAAGVLAPFGFVLPMSVGALLMSLSTIVVALNAQLLRRLDLDPAASAARVLDAAPWAAARQEAATVSA, from the coding sequence ATGAGCGGGATTCGACGAGACGAGCACGAGGCGCACGAGCACGGGGGCGCGCCGCAGCCGCACGAGCGCCACCAGCATCAGCACGCCGCGCACCACCAGCACGAGCACGCGGCGCACGCCCAGCGCCCGCAGCACGAGCACGCAGCGCATGCCCAGCACCCGCAGCACGCCGAGCACCGCGATCACGGCGACCACACCGGACACGCGGGCCATGCCGGCCACGGCGACCACGTCGCCCTCTACCGGCGCCTGTTCTGGTGGATGCTCGCGCTCGCGATCCCGACGGTGCTGCTGAGCGGCATGTTCGCGTCGATCGTCGGGTACGCCCTCCCGGACGCGCCCGGGCTGCGCTGGGTCTCCCCCGCGCTCGGCACCGTCATGTTCGTGGTGGGCGGCCGGCCCTTCCTGACCGGCGCGGTCGACGAGCTGCGCTCGCGCCGGCCGGGGATGATGCTGCTGATCGCGCTCGCGCTCACGACCGCGTTCATCGCGTCGTGGGCGGCGTCGCTCGGCTTCGCCGACCACCACCTCGACTTCTGGTGGGAGCTCGCGCTCCTCGTCGTCATCATGCTGCTCGGCCACTGGCTCGAGATGCGCTCGCTCGCGCAGACCTCGTCGGCGCTCGACTCGCTCGCGGCGCTCCTGCCCGACGAGGCGGAGCGCGAGACGCCGTCCGGCATCGAGCGCGTCGCCCCGGCGGCGCTGCGCGTCGGCGACGTCGTGGTCGTCCGCCCTGGCGCTCGCGTGCCGGCCGACGGCGCGATCGTCGAGGGCAGCGCGAGCTTCGACGAGTCGATGATCACGGGCGAGTCGCGCCCCGTCGCGCGCGGCGCGGGCGAGCGGGTCGTCGCCGGCACGGTCGCGACCGACTCGGGCGTGCGGGTGCGGGTCGACGCCGTCGGCGACGCGACGGCGATCGCGGGCATCCGCCGGCTCGTCGCCGACGCGCAGGCGTCGACCTCGAGGGCGCAGCGGCTCGCCGACCGGGCTGCGGGCTGGCTCTTCTGGTTCGCGCTCGGCGCCGCCGCGATCACCGCCGTCGCGTGGAGCGCGCTCGGCGCCCCGGACGACGCGATCGTGCGCACGGTGACGGTGCTCGTGATCGCGTGCCCGCACGCGCTCGGCCTCGCGATCCCGCTCGTCGTCTCGATCGCGACCGAGCGCGCCGCGCGCGGCGGCGTCCTCGTCGCCGATCGGCTCGCGCTCGAGACCATGCGCCGCGTGGACGTCGTGCTGTTCGACAAGACCGGCACGCTCACGGCCGGCGAGCCGACGGTGCTCGACGTGCTCGCCGTCGACGGCGACGCCGACCGGGTGCTCGCGCTCGCCGCGGCGGCGGAGCGGCCGAGCGAGCACCCGCTCGCCCGCGCGATCGTGCGCGCGGCCGAGCGCGCCGCGCTCGACGTGCCCGACGCATCCGACTTCTCCTCCTCCCCCGCGGTGGGCGTCACGGCCGTCGTGGAGGGAGCGCGCGTGCGCGTGGGTGGCCCGCATCTGCTCGACGAGGAAGATGTCGCGGAGCTGCCCGCCGTCGAGGCGTGGCGCGCGGAGGGCGCGATCATCCTGCACGTCGTCGTCGACGGGGAGGTCGTCGGCGCGCTTCGGCTCGCCGACGCGATCCGGCCCGAGTCGAGGGAAGCGGTGGATGCGCTCCATCGGCTGGGCGTCGAGGTCGCGATGGTCACGGGCGACGCCGACGCGGTCGCCCAGTCGGTCGCGCGCGAGCTCGGCATCGACCGCGTCGCCGCGAATGTGCGCCCCGAGCACAAGGAGCGCGAGGTCGCGCGGCTGCAGGACGAGGGGCGCACCGTCGCCTTCGTCGGCGACGGCGTGAACGACGCGCCCGCGCTCGCGCGCGCCGACGTGGGCCTCGCGATCGGTGCCGGCACCGACGTCGCGATCGCCTCTGCCGACGTGATCCTCGCGAGCTCGGACCCGCGGAGCGTGCTCTCGGTCGTCGAGCTCTCGCGCGCGAGCGCCCGCAAGATGGTGCAGAACCTGTGGTGGGCTGCGGGCTACAACCTGCTCGCCGTGCCGCTCGCGGCCGGCGTGCTCGCCCCCTTCGGCTTCGTGCTGCCGATGTCGGTCGGAGCGCTCCTCATGTCGCTCTCCACGATCGTCGTCGCCCTCAACGCGCAGCTGCTCCGCCGCCTCGACCTCGACCCGGCGGCGAGCGCCGCCCGCGTGCTCGACGCAGCGCCCTGGGCCGCCGCTCGGCAGGAGGCGGCTACCGTGTCGGCATGA
- a CDS encoding RecQ family ATP-dependent DNA helicase, with protein MPPRSSRTDQTAGTDRGSAGDRILAAAREYGWDDLRPGQREAVEAALEGHDVLAVMPTGHGKSAIYQLAAKLLEGLTVVVSPLIALQRDQVEQLEEMGADPAVAVNSSQRVGENREAWEELEAGDAEFVFLAPEQLARDEVLERLRELQPSLLVVDEAHCVSAWGHDFRPEYLRLGHVVEALGHPTTVALTATAAPPVREEIVERLRMREPRQVVRGFDRPNIFLEVQRHSDDDAKRDAIVERAIAEAKPGLIYVATRKDAERYAAALAEAGVRAESYHAGMSRVERERVHDAFSDGSAEVVAATSAFGMGIDKADVRFVLHAAPPDSLDSYYQEIGRGGRDGEPALAALFHRQEDFGVHRFRTGGGADVDMLSAVAARVRRAKQPVPPERLRERLDVGASRLTSAVNLLEQAGAVETTDDGDLVWREGTVKPAVEEAARIAEARRRVDRSRVEMMRGYAETSGCRRRFLLGYFGEELPELCGACDTCRSGSAERIEEARESADASSDTAGDWTVGQRVRHESWGEGGVVSDDGDRITVLFDEEGYKTLALEVVERSGVLQQL; from the coding sequence ATGCCTCCCCGCTCCTCGCGCACCGATCAGACCGCCGGAACCGATCGGGGAAGCGCGGGGGACCGCATCCTCGCCGCCGCCCGCGAGTACGGCTGGGACGACCTTCGGCCAGGGCAGCGCGAGGCGGTCGAAGCCGCCCTCGAAGGGCACGACGTGCTCGCCGTCATGCCGACGGGTCACGGCAAGTCGGCGATCTACCAGCTCGCCGCGAAGCTCCTCGAGGGGCTCACGGTCGTCGTCTCGCCGCTCATCGCCCTCCAGCGCGACCAGGTCGAGCAGCTCGAGGAGATGGGCGCCGACCCCGCGGTCGCCGTCAACTCCTCGCAGCGCGTCGGCGAGAACCGCGAGGCGTGGGAGGAGCTCGAGGCGGGCGACGCCGAGTTCGTCTTCCTCGCCCCCGAGCAGCTCGCGCGCGACGAGGTGCTCGAGCGGCTGCGCGAGCTGCAGCCGTCGCTCCTCGTCGTCGACGAGGCGCACTGCGTCTCGGCGTGGGGCCATGACTTCCGGCCCGAGTACCTCAGGCTCGGCCACGTCGTCGAGGCGCTCGGGCACCCGACGACCGTCGCGCTCACCGCGACCGCCGCACCGCCCGTGCGCGAGGAGATCGTCGAGCGGCTGCGCATGCGAGAGCCGCGCCAGGTCGTGCGCGGCTTCGACCGCCCCAACATCTTCCTCGAGGTGCAGCGGCACAGCGACGACGACGCCAAGCGCGACGCGATCGTCGAGCGAGCGATCGCCGAGGCGAAGCCCGGGCTCATCTACGTCGCGACGCGCAAGGACGCCGAGCGCTACGCCGCTGCGCTCGCCGAGGCCGGCGTGCGCGCCGAGTCGTACCACGCGGGGATGTCGCGGGTCGAGCGGGAGCGCGTCCACGACGCGTTCAGCGACGGCAGCGCCGAGGTCGTCGCCGCGACGTCGGCGTTCGGCATGGGCATCGACAAGGCCGACGTGCGCTTCGTGCTGCACGCCGCGCCGCCCGACTCCCTCGACTCGTACTACCAGGAGATCGGGCGCGGCGGCCGCGACGGCGAACCAGCGCTCGCGGCGCTCTTCCACCGCCAGGAGGACTTCGGCGTGCACCGCTTCCGGACGGGCGGCGGAGCCGATGTCGACATGCTCTCGGCGGTCGCCGCGCGCGTCCGGCGCGCGAAGCAGCCCGTTCCGCCCGAGCGGCTGCGCGAGCGGCTCGACGTGGGCGCGAGCCGGCTCACCTCGGCGGTCAACCTCCTCGAGCAAGCGGGGGCGGTCGAGACGACCGACGACGGCGACCTCGTGTGGCGGGAGGGCACGGTCAAGCCCGCGGTCGAGGAGGCGGCTCGCATCGCCGAGGCGCGGCGCCGCGTCGACCGCTCGCGCGTCGAGATGATGCGCGGCTACGCCGAGACGAGCGGCTGCCGGCGACGGTTCCTGCTCGGCTACTTCGGCGAGGAGCTGCCCGAGCTGTGCGGCGCGTGCGACACGTGCCGCTCGGGCTCGGCCGAGCGCATCGAGGAGGCGCGCGAGTCGGCGGATGCGTCGTCCGACACCGCGGGGGACTGGACCGTGGGCCAGCGCGTGCGGCACGAGTCGTGGGGTGAGGGCGGCGTCGTGAGCGACGACGGCGACCGCATCACGGTGCTCTTCGACGAGGAGGGCTACAAGACCCTCGCGCTCGAGGTCGTCGAGCGCTCCGGAGTGCTCCAGCAGCTCTGA
- a CDS encoding protein phosphatase 2C domain-containing protein encodes MTHIGAASGEHATQGPEAQQFAVRWAGMTDTGFRRQHNEDSLITQPPVFAVADGMGGHSHGDLASKAVVEQLADLRELPAVEPVDVVDALRRATDAIELLGVGEGSAGTTVTGCAFALHEGAPHFAVFNVGDSRTYAMLGERLTRITVDHSVVQELIDAGLLTEEEAETHPEANVVTRGVGAGIDPVPDYFLLPIMPQLRLLVCSDGLTKEVHDVDIERLLWEHDDPAAAAQALVAAALDSGGRDNVSVIVIDVTRAPSVDDVDRTVPRTTLRDEEPRRS; translated from the coding sequence GTGACCCACATCGGAGCGGCGAGCGGCGAGCACGCAACCCAGGGGCCAGAGGCCCAGCAGTTCGCGGTGCGCTGGGCAGGCATGACCGACACCGGCTTCCGCCGCCAGCACAACGAGGACTCGCTCATCACGCAGCCGCCGGTCTTCGCGGTCGCCGACGGGATGGGCGGTCACTCGCACGGCGACCTCGCGAGCAAGGCGGTCGTCGAGCAGCTCGCAGACCTCCGGGAGCTCCCGGCCGTCGAACCGGTCGACGTCGTCGACGCGCTCCGCCGCGCGACCGACGCGATCGAGCTGCTCGGCGTCGGCGAGGGCTCCGCGGGCACGACGGTCACGGGCTGCGCGTTCGCGCTGCACGAGGGCGCGCCCCACTTCGCCGTCTTCAACGTCGGCGACTCGCGCACCTACGCGATGCTCGGCGAGCGACTCACGCGCATCACCGTCGACCACTCGGTCGTGCAGGAGCTCATCGACGCGGGCCTGCTCACCGAGGAGGAGGCCGAGACGCACCCGGAGGCGAACGTCGTCACGCGCGGCGTCGGCGCCGGCATCGACCCCGTGCCCGACTACTTCCTGCTGCCGATCATGCCGCAGCTGCGCCTGCTCGTGTGCTCCGACGGCCTCACGAAGGAAGTGCACGACGTCGACATCGAGCGCTTGCTGTGGGAGCACGACGACCCGGCCGCCGCGGCGCAGGCACTCGTCGCCGCGGCGCTCGACTCCGGGGGGCGCGACAACGTCTCGGTGATCGTCATCGACGTCACGCGCGCGCCGAGCGTCGACGACGTCGACCGGACCGTGCCGCGCACGACGCTCCGCGACGAGGAGCCGCGGCGGTCCTGA